One genomic window of Quercus lobata isolate SW786 chromosome 9, ValleyOak3.0 Primary Assembly, whole genome shotgun sequence includes the following:
- the LOC115961420 gene encoding probable inositol oxygenase, with translation MIAVENQTPVSENAIPKDASDGFVVPESNAFGQSFRDYESTVRLSIVENTYRLNHINQTYDFVKRTREEYAKLNKAEMSIWEAIELLDSFVDESDPDLEEPQIQHLLQSAEAIRKDYPNEDWMHLTALIHDVGKVLYHSKFGSLPQWAVVGDTHPVGCAFDESIVYHKYFKENPDYNNPAYNTKLGVYSEGCGLENVLMSWGHDDYMYMVAKANGTTLPSAALFTIRYHSFYPMHTEGAYKYLMNEEDRENLKWVLTFNKYDLYSKSNVHIDVEKVKPYYESLIKKYFPEKLRW, from the exons ATGATTGCTGTTGAGAACCAGACACCTG TGTCAGAGAATGCAATACCAAAAGATGCATCAGATGGATTTGTTGTGCCAGAATCCAATGCCTTTGGCCAATCATTCAG GGATTATGAATCAACTGTGAGGCTAAGCATTGTGGAGAATACCTATCGGTTGAATCATATTAACCAAACATATGATTTT GTAAAGAGGACAAGGGAAGAGTATGCAAAATTGAACAAAGCAGAGATGTCCATATGGGAAGCCATTGAACTCCTTGACAGTTTTGTGGATGAAAGTGACCCTGACCTGGAGGAACCTCAAATTCAGCATTTGCTGCAGTCAGCAGAAGCCATAAGAAAAGATTATCCTAATGAAGATTGGATGCACTTGACTGCCCTTATTCATG ATGTTGGAAAGGTTCTTTACCATTCTAAATTTGGATCGCTTCCCCAGTGGGCTGTTGTAG GAGATACGCATCCTGTTGGTTGTGCCTTTGACGAATCGATTGTTTATCACAAG TATTTCAAGGAAAATCCAGATTACAACAATCCTGCCTACAACACTAAACTTGGAGTCTACTCTGAAGGATGTGGATTGGAAAATGTGCTGATGTCATGGGGGCATGACGATTACATGTACATG GTGGCCAAGGCAAATGGAACTACTCTACCATCAGCTGCATTATTTACCATCCGATATCACTCATTTTACC CAATGCATACGGAAGGAGCATATAAATACCTAATGAATGAGGAGGACAGAGAGAATCTAAAGTGGGTTCTAACATTCAA CAAATATGATCTCTACAGTAAGAGCAACGTTCATATTGACGTTGAAAAAGTTAAACCATACTATGAATCCCTCATAAAAAAG tACTTCCCAGAAAAGCTCAGATGGTAA